One genomic region from Roseinatronobacter sp. S2 encodes:
- a CDS encoding cytochrome c oxidase assembly protein, which produces MSSTQTPYALPYCGPAPDPGTLVFAWNLDPVLWAAIGIGTGLGFIHLHQTTAGPTRQRAFAGALGLAVVAFISPLCALTVALFTARTLHHLILIGLMAPLLAIALPLRRIPVGAAFFALSVALWAWHVPVIYAAAWDHPTLYWAMQATLLLPAWAVWSAVFAPRRGLGGAVASALPVAAFAGQMGLIGAVLTFAPRPLYLEHLVYTEAFGLTALADQQLAGLVMWVPGMLPFALFAALTLRAAWTHEARI; this is translated from the coding sequence GTGAGTTCAACGCAAACGCCTTACGCATTGCCCTATTGCGGCCCTGCTCCAGATCCGGGGACGCTTGTTTTCGCATGGAATCTCGACCCCGTCCTTTGGGCAGCAATCGGGATTGGAACAGGGCTTGGCTTTATCCACCTGCACCAGACGACGGCAGGGCCAACCCGACAACGGGCGTTTGCGGGCGCTTTAGGGCTTGCGGTTGTTGCCTTCATATCACCGCTCTGCGCGCTGACTGTTGCGCTTTTCACGGCCCGCACACTGCACCACCTGATCCTGATCGGCCTTATGGCACCGCTTCTGGCCATCGCGCTGCCGCTGCGTCGCATCCCGGTGGGTGCCGCGTTCTTTGCGCTGTCGGTCGCACTCTGGGCTTGGCATGTGCCGGTTATCTACGCCGCCGCGTGGGATCATCCGACCCTTTACTGGGCGATGCAGGCGACCCTTCTGTTGCCCGCCTGGGCAGTCTGGAGCGCGGTTTTCGCGCCCCGTCGCGGGCTGGGCGGGGCGGTCGCTTCCGCCTTACCAGTTGCTGCATTTGCAGGGCAGATGGGGCTTATAGGTGCGGTCCTGACCTTCGCGCCCCGCCCGCTCTATCTTGAGCATCTGGTCTATACCGAAGCGTTTGGCCTGACCGCGCTGGCTGATCAACAGCTTGCGGGTCTTGTGATGTGGGTGCCCGGAATGCTGCCCTTCGCGCTTTTTGCTGCATTGACCCTGCGCGCGGCATGGACACACGAGGCGCGCATATGA
- a CDS encoding CopD family protein, giving the protein MDTRGAHMIALFKAMHVIGLVVWCAGLIALPVIIQAYGRATNVRTQTGYSEFRLLTHRGYVELVTPAAVIAVGAGIVLIFMQEIRDPWMMAKLVAVAGMAVCHAWIGHMVSMTGEENGAYRLPTPIPVLFGAVGLMGVVLWLVLAKPDLAPLAGFLPDWLRQPLGRELPSFLVPI; this is encoded by the coding sequence ATGGACACACGAGGCGCGCATATGATCGCGCTGTTCAAGGCGATGCATGTCATCGGGCTGGTGGTCTGGTGCGCGGGCCTGATCGCACTGCCTGTCATTATACAAGCCTACGGTCGTGCCACCAATGTGCGCACCCAGACCGGATATTCCGAGTTTCGGCTGCTTACCCATCGCGGCTATGTCGAACTCGTCACACCCGCCGCCGTGATCGCTGTCGGGGCCGGGATCGTCCTGATTTTCATGCAGGAAATCCGCGACCCTTGGATGATGGCCAAACTTGTGGCGGTCGCAGGAATGGCCGTCTGTCACGCATGGATCGGGCATATGGTTTCAATGACCGGCGAAGAAAACGGGGCCTACCGGCTGCCCACCCCGATCCCGGTCCTCTTCGGCGCGGTCGGGCTGATGGGTGTGGTGCTGTGGCTGGTTCTGGCCAAGCCCGACCTCGCGCCGCTTGCCGGGTTTCTGCCCGACTGGCTGCGTCAGCCACTCGGTCGCGAACTGCCATCGTTCTTGGTCCCGATCTGA
- a CDS encoding FdhF/YdeP family oxidoreductase, with translation MPDDATHKPYRQPAGGWGSVKSLFKHVMHQRAGSTAASLVRDHNKTGGYMCTSCAWAKPAQPHAAEFCENGAKATFWDLTAKRTTPEFFAKHTVSELLAWSDYELENEGRLTHPMRYDATRDKYVPVSWDQAFAEIGGKLRGYNPDSVVFYASGRASLETSFMYQLLARLYGSNNLPDSSNMCHETTSVALPQSIGTPVGTVLLEDYEKTDCILSFGQNVGTNSPRLLHNLQKVRERNVPVIVFNPLRERGWEEFVNPQRPAQMVTNRPTQIATQYYQPRAGGDIAAMMGIAKLLLEWDDAAIADGDARVLDHAFIAEHTHGFDKFEEKLRQTEWAAIVGSCGLQRIDLEKAARTYANARSVIAIYGMGLTQHKLGIDNVQMLINLLLMRGNIGRVGAGVCPVRGHSNVQGQRTVGIAEKVDLVPLDKMAARYQFQPPREDGMNTVEVCEAIVAGKVSAFIGLGGNFVRAIPERALMEEKWRGIDLSVQIATKLNRAHLVTGENTYLLPTLVRSEIDMQASGPQIVTMEDSTTCVHASRGKHRPASDTLLSEPAIVAGIAQATLPPDESVPWDDWVADYALVRDEIEACFPDDFRDFNKRLDVPGGFARPVAARQREWQTDTGKANFKIPKALHSSFDTGDDPEVLRLITLRSNDQFNTTVYGYADRFRGIHNSRMIVMVNPADRERCGIAKGGFACLTTAVDDGITRSMNGFQVIDYDVPAGTIAAYFPECNALIPLWQYAEESKTPAAKSVPVRITPGTVAARD, from the coding sequence ATGCCCGATGACGCGACCCATAAACCCTATCGCCAACCGGCCGGCGGATGGGGATCAGTGAAATCACTTTTCAAACACGTCATGCACCAGCGCGCCGGGTCCACTGCTGCAAGTCTGGTGCGCGATCACAACAAGACCGGTGGCTACATGTGCACAAGCTGCGCATGGGCAAAGCCCGCCCAACCCCATGCGGCAGAATTTTGCGAAAACGGGGCGAAAGCGACATTCTGGGACCTGACAGCAAAACGGACAACGCCCGAATTCTTTGCAAAACATACCGTTTCGGAGCTTCTGGCATGGTCCGACTACGAACTGGAAAACGAAGGGCGCCTGACCCACCCGATGCGCTATGACGCAACCCGCGACAAATATGTGCCTGTAAGCTGGGATCAGGCCTTTGCTGAAATTGGCGGGAAACTCAGGGGGTACAATCCTGACAGCGTGGTTTTCTATGCGTCGGGGCGGGCTTCGCTGGAGACGTCGTTCATGTATCAGCTTCTCGCGCGGCTTTATGGCAGCAACAATCTTCCCGACAGTTCCAACATGTGCCACGAAACCACGTCTGTGGCATTGCCGCAAAGCATTGGCACCCCGGTTGGGACGGTGTTGCTTGAGGATTATGAGAAGACCGACTGCATTCTTTCATTCGGGCAGAATGTCGGCACGAATTCGCCCCGACTTCTGCACAATCTGCAAAAGGTGCGCGAGCGGAATGTGCCGGTCATTGTCTTCAACCCGCTGCGCGAACGCGGTTGGGAAGAATTCGTAAACCCGCAGCGACCTGCCCAGATGGTTACCAACAGGCCAACACAGATCGCAACGCAATATTATCAGCCGCGCGCCGGGGGGGACATTGCGGCAATGATGGGCATCGCGAAACTGCTTCTTGAATGGGATGATGCGGCCATTGCCGACGGTGACGCCCGGGTTCTTGATCATGCCTTTATAGCCGAGCACACGCATGGTTTTGATAAGTTTGAAGAAAAACTGCGTCAGACCGAATGGGCCGCGATCGTTGGATCTTGTGGGTTACAGCGCATTGATCTGGAAAAGGCAGCGCGTACCTATGCCAATGCGCGGTCCGTTATCGCGATTTACGGCATGGGTCTGACGCAGCATAAACTGGGCATAGACAATGTTCAGATGTTGATAAACCTGCTGTTGATGCGCGGCAATATCGGGCGTGTTGGCGCAGGCGTCTGTCCGGTGCGCGGGCATTCCAATGTGCAGGGGCAGCGCACGGTCGGCATTGCAGAAAAGGTCGATCTGGTGCCGCTTGACAAGATGGCCGCGCGGTATCAGTTCCAGCCGCCGCGCGAAGACGGCATGAACACGGTTGAGGTCTGCGAGGCTATCGTGGCAGGAAAGGTAAGTGCCTTCATTGGTCTGGGCGGCAATTTCGTGCGCGCCATTCCCGAACGCGCGTTGATGGAGGAAAAATGGCGCGGCATTGATCTTTCGGTTCAGATCGCAACGAAGCTCAATCGTGCGCATCTTGTCACAGGTGAAAACACCTATCTGCTGCCAACGCTTGTCCGTTCGGAAATTGATATGCAGGCGTCCGGCCCGCAGATTGTGACGATGGAAGATTCAACAACTTGCGTGCACGCATCACGCGGCAAACACCGGCCCGCAAGCGACACCTTGCTGTCAGAACCAGCGATTGTCGCAGGTATTGCACAGGCCACGTTGCCACCCGATGAGTCCGTGCCATGGGATGACTGGGTGGCAGATTATGCGCTGGTTCGCGATGAAATCGAAGCGTGTTTTCCCGATGATTTTCGTGACTTCAACAAACGGCTTGATGTGCCCGGTGGCTTCGCGCGCCCTGTTGCCGCACGTCAGCGCGAATGGCAGACTGATACCGGCAAGGCCAATTTCAAAATCCCGAAGGCCCTGCATTCCAGCTTCGACACAGGCGACGATCCAGAGGTTTTGCGCCTGATTACGCTGCGTTCGAATGATCAGTTCAACACCACGGTATATGGTTATGCTGACCGCTTTCGCGGTATCCACAATTCGCGCATGATCGTCATGGTGAACCCGGCGGATCGCGAACGCTGCGGAATTGCAAAAGGTGGGTTTGCCTGCCTGACAACCGCGGTGGATGATGGCATCACCCGCAGCATGAACGGTTTTCAGGTGATCGATTATGATGTCCCCGCAGGCACGATCGCGGCCTATTTTCCCGAATGCAATGCGTTGATCCCGCTGTGGCAATATGCCGAAGAAAGCAAAACACCGGCGGCCAAGTCCGTGCCTGTGCGGATCACACCGGGCACGGTGGCTGCGCGCGACTGA